The following coding sequences lie in one Gaiellales bacterium genomic window:
- a CDS encoding Pvc16 family protein, with amino-acid sequence MHAIVTTGGLHTVLGDLDAAVRALFERELGKGPSVSFDAPTAAWAEGLSGPALDLYLYDVKESRSERRVEWDQAHVNGRTVERPPPVRIDVSYVITAWAKTAEEEHGLLSAALAVAYAHPALPDDVRVGALAEDEAYDHELTVRVAQPPGEGHGPAFWSALGAGHKASVDFGVGVWCRPGRALEQAPLVRTQTVRMGIRERPGAGIEELHRVAGTVRTKAGEPAAGAWVVLPETGGFAVADAEGRFSVASVRAGSHRLQARGADGAEAEAAADVPGGPIELELR; translated from the coding sequence GTGCACGCCATCGTGACCACGGGCGGACTGCACACCGTGCTCGGCGACCTCGACGCGGCGGTCCGGGCGCTCTTCGAGCGCGAGCTCGGCAAGGGCCCGAGCGTCTCCTTCGACGCGCCCACGGCGGCCTGGGCCGAGGGCCTCTCCGGCCCCGCGCTCGACCTGTACCTGTACGACGTCAAGGAGTCACGCAGCGAGCGCCGGGTCGAGTGGGACCAGGCGCACGTGAACGGGCGCACCGTCGAGCGGCCGCCGCCGGTGCGGATCGATGTCTCCTACGTCATCACCGCCTGGGCGAAGACGGCCGAGGAGGAGCACGGGCTGCTCTCCGCGGCGCTTGCGGTGGCCTATGCGCACCCCGCGCTGCCGGACGACGTGCGCGTCGGCGCGCTGGCCGAGGACGAGGCCTACGACCACGAGCTCACCGTCCGCGTCGCCCAGCCGCCCGGCGAGGGCCACGGGCCGGCGTTCTGGTCGGCGCTCGGCGCGGGCCACAAGGCGTCGGTCGACTTCGGCGTGGGCGTCTGGTGCCGGCCCGGGCGGGCGCTCGAGCAGGCGCCGCTCGTGCGCACGCAGACCGTGCGCATGGGCATCCGCGAGCGTCCCGGTGCCGGCATCGAGGAGCTGCACCGCGTCGCCGGGACGGTGCGCACCAAGGCGGGCGAGCCGGCCGCCGGCGCCTGGGTCGTCCTGCCCGAGACCGGCGGCTTCGCCGTGGCCGACGCCGAGGGCCGCTTCAGCGTGGCGTCCGTGCGCGCCGGCAGCCACCGGCTCCAGGCCCGCGGCGCCGACGGCGCCGAGGCCGAGGCCGCCGCCGACGTCCCCGGCGGCCCGATCGAGCTCGAGCTGCGGTAG
- a CDS encoding alanine racemase, with protein sequence MSTEVRPIDVEAGMALAEVPTPALIVDLDRMEANIAAWQAMADRNGVALRPHIKTHKTPEIAARQLAAGACGIASAKPTEAEVFAAAGCDDIVIAYPTVGEDKWARLARIAAGARLTVNVDSEHQARGLSAAAVAAGVEMRVQIEIDSGLHRVGLDPGDYAAVEAFARAIDALPAIELDGVTTHRGKFGDRLGRMTNAEAGHEEGSILVGLAERLRADGHPAPNVTAGGSVTGPGVAEVDGVTEVRAGTYVFYDAMQVAAGSARPDDVALSILATVISTRRAGWTTVDAGSKTFSGDRGVVDGAVTPPGISECVDLAATVMRVTEEHGMVRLGDRESVEVGQKLRFMPYHVCTAVNLADQLVGVRAGVVEAVWPVRARGTTR encoded by the coding sequence GTGAGCACCGAGGTGCGGCCGATCGACGTCGAGGCGGGCATGGCCCTCGCGGAGGTGCCGACGCCGGCGCTGATCGTCGACCTCGACCGGATGGAGGCGAACATCGCCGCATGGCAGGCGATGGCCGACCGGAACGGCGTCGCCCTCCGTCCCCACATAAAGACGCACAAGACGCCGGAGATCGCGGCGCGGCAGCTGGCCGCCGGCGCCTGCGGCATCGCCTCGGCCAAGCCGACCGAGGCGGAGGTGTTCGCCGCCGCCGGATGCGACGACATCGTGATCGCCTACCCGACGGTGGGCGAGGACAAGTGGGCTCGCCTCGCCCGCATCGCCGCCGGCGCGCGCCTGACCGTGAACGTCGACAGCGAGCACCAGGCTCGCGGGCTCTCCGCGGCCGCCGTCGCCGCCGGTGTCGAGATGCGGGTGCAGATCGAGATCGACTCCGGTCTTCACCGCGTCGGCCTCGACCCCGGCGACTACGCCGCGGTCGAGGCGTTCGCCCGGGCGATCGACGCGCTGCCCGCGATCGAGCTCGACGGCGTGACCACGCACCGGGGCAAGTTCGGCGACCGGCTGGGGCGCATGACGAACGCCGAGGCGGGGCACGAGGAGGGATCGATCCTGGTCGGGCTGGCCGAGCGCCTGCGCGCAGACGGCCACCCGGCGCCGAACGTGACCGCCGGCGGCAGCGTCACCGGGCCGGGCGTCGCCGAGGTCGACGGCGTGACCGAGGTGCGGGCCGGCACCTACGTCTTCTACGACGCGATGCAGGTGGCGGCCGGCTCGGCCCGGCCGGACGACGTCGCCCTCTCGATCCTGGCCACGGTCATCAGCACGCGCCGGGCCGGATGGACGACGGTCGACGCCGGGTCGAAGACGTTCAGCGGCGACCGCGGCGTGGTGGACGGGGCGGTCACGCCGCCCGGGATCTCGGAGTGCGTCGACCTCGCCGCGACCGTGATGCGGGTGACCGAGGAGCACGGCATGGTGCGGCTCGGCGACCGCGAGTCGGTCGAGGTCGGCCAGAAGCTGCGGTTCATGCCCTACCACGTCTGCACGGCCGTCAACCTGGCCGATCAGCTGGTCGGCGTGCGCGCCGGGGTGGTCGAGGCCGTCTGGCCGGTCCGGGCGCGCGGCACCACCCGCTAG
- a CDS encoding MFS transporter, whose amino-acid sequence MSRPSSTPEFALAAIFAVAMAATTVSTPIYPLYMSAFGLSSLQITVVFAAYGVGVMGGLFVTGRLSDHIGRKPPLAGALVVAIVAMGFFIAAQGLDLLLVGRFLIGLTAGVYTGTATAWLVDLDANRDRATKVAVAANLGGLALGPAYAGVLAQFAPSPLRTTYLVELVLLAIGLIVHLRLPETVKRRGVDLDFAGIVPPREVRAVFLPAATAGVAAFGVSGVFGSVGPGMLHEVLGITAPTVSGALLATLFVMSVAGQFMTQRLSPQVALPAGCVALALGLGLLVVSLVAETVVAVFAAAIVAGIAQGVIVGGGLGLLTARAPADRRSQVASTYFLVLYIGLVVPVIAFGLVESSIGLVDAGYVFSAVVGAAAIGSGAAVWRTAGRGLGEGVGSTA is encoded by the coding sequence TTGTCCCGGCCGTCGTCCACACCTGAGTTCGCACTCGCGGCGATCTTTGCCGTCGCGATGGCGGCGACGACCGTCTCGACGCCGATCTACCCGCTGTACATGTCGGCGTTCGGGCTCTCGTCGCTCCAGATCACGGTCGTGTTCGCCGCGTACGGCGTCGGCGTCATGGGCGGCCTGTTCGTGACCGGGCGGCTCTCCGACCACATCGGCCGCAAGCCGCCGCTGGCCGGCGCGCTCGTGGTCGCGATCGTCGCGATGGGGTTCTTCATCGCCGCCCAGGGGCTCGACCTGCTGCTGGTGGGGCGGTTCCTGATCGGGCTGACCGCGGGCGTCTATACGGGGACGGCGACCGCCTGGCTGGTCGACCTCGACGCGAACCGCGATCGCGCGACCAAGGTCGCCGTGGCCGCCAACCTGGGCGGGCTGGCCCTCGGCCCGGCCTATGCGGGCGTGCTGGCGCAGTTCGCCCCCTCGCCCCTGCGGACGACATACCTCGTCGAGCTCGTCCTGCTGGCGATCGGTCTGATCGTCCACCTGCGCCTGCCCGAGACGGTGAAGCGGCGCGGGGTCGACCTCGACTTCGCCGGGATCGTGCCGCCCCGGGAGGTGCGGGCGGTCTTCCTGCCCGCGGCGACGGCCGGTGTGGCCGCGTTCGGCGTCTCCGGCGTTTTCGGCTCGGTCGGCCCGGGGATGCTGCACGAGGTGCTCGGGATCACCGCGCCGACGGTCAGCGGAGCGCTGCTCGCGACTCTCTTCGTCATGTCGGTCGCGGGCCAGTTCATGACCCAACGGCTCTCCCCGCAGGTCGCCCTCCCGGCGGGCTGTGTCGCTTTGGCGCTGGGCCTCGGGCTGCTGGTCGTCTCGCTCGTCGCCGAGACGGTGGTGGCCGTGTTCGCGGCTGCGATCGTCGCGGGCATCGCCCAGGGGGTGATCGTGGGCGGCGGTCTCGGGCTGCTCACCGCGCGGGCGCCGGCCGACCGCCGCAGCCAGGTGGCCTCGACCTATTTCCTCGTCCTCTACATCGGCCTCGTCGTCCCGGTGATCGCGTTCGGCCTGGTGGAGAGCTCGATCGGGCTCGTCGACGCCGGATACGTCTTCTCGGCCGTGGTCGGCGCCGCAGCGATCGGCTCGGGCGCTGCCGTCTGGCGCACGGCCGGCCGCGGTCTGGGCGAGGGAGTAGGCTCAACGGCGTGA
- a CDS encoding STAS domain-containing protein, with protein MSTREGSIFIECRYGVWVLTMHGEHDVSTEPSLAEELERVTAAGGPVVIDLSDAEFIDSTILGALVSAAGRSGDDEVAVVAPAGREPLRLVRLTGADSVLRVCETCEAAIDAVGPARCSMC; from the coding sequence GTGAGCACGCGCGAGGGATCGATCTTCATCGAATGCCGGTACGGCGTCTGGGTGCTGACGATGCACGGCGAGCACGACGTCTCGACCGAGCCGAGCCTGGCGGAGGAGCTCGAACGCGTTACCGCTGCGGGCGGGCCGGTGGTCATCGATCTCAGCGACGCGGAGTTCATCGACAGCACGATCCTCGGCGCCCTCGTGAGCGCCGCGGGCCGATCCGGCGACGACGAGGTTGCGGTCGTCGCGCCCGCCGGGCGGGAGCCGCTCCGGCTCGTGCGGCTCACGGGCGCCGACAGCGTGCTCCGGGTCTGCGAGACGTGCGAGGCCGCCATCGATGCGGTCGGGCCCGCGCGCTGCTCCATGTGTTGA
- a CDS encoding sugar porter family MFS transporter: MAAFFVTDARREGKPFLFVVAIIAALGGFLFGYDTGVISGALLFISGDLHASTFEQEAIVGALLIGAAVGAVIAGYLADAISRRWTKVLSGTVYALAALGCAFSQNPHQLIAARFVLGLSVGTASFVSPMYLAELSPKRIRGGLVSFNQLMIVTGILAAYIVNFGLKGIGADNWRWMLGLGAVPGLMLAVGMTFMPYSPRWLVERGREDDAKKVLRRTHQEQDVDDEVKSIKKVAAETGSIRDLLGASVRPMLIVGLGLAIFQQIVGINTIIYYAPTILAFTGSSASSAIGQTVAIGVTNLVFTVIAILLLDRLGRRIFLIAGTVGLTIALVVLGAFFASGTLQANASGLALIALVVYIASFAMGLGPVFWLMISEIFPLEIRGPAMAVCTIANWTFNFIISFTFLTLTSTIGKTATFWLYAAVGVIAIVFFYRRVPETSGRSLEDIQRDVTGSSRRGRRGHGELRSA, translated from the coding sequence GTGGCAGCATTCTTCGTCACCGACGCGCGTCGCGAGGGCAAGCCGTTCCTGTTCGTGGTCGCAATTATCGCGGCGCTCGGCGGATTCCTGTTCGGCTACGACACGGGCGTCATCTCCGGGGCGCTGCTCTTCATCTCGGGCGACCTGCACGCATCGACGTTCGAGCAGGAGGCGATCGTCGGCGCGCTCCTGATCGGCGCGGCCGTCGGCGCGGTCATCGCCGGCTACCTGGCCGACGCCATCAGCCGGCGGTGGACGAAGGTGCTCTCCGGAACGGTCTACGCGCTCGCGGCGCTGGGGTGCGCGTTTTCGCAGAACCCCCACCAGCTGATCGCCGCGCGGTTCGTGCTCGGCCTCTCGGTGGGGACGGCGTCGTTCGTCTCGCCGATGTACCTCGCCGAGCTCTCGCCCAAGCGGATCCGGGGCGGGCTCGTGTCGTTCAACCAGCTCATGATCGTGACGGGGATTCTGGCGGCGTACATCGTGAACTTCGGGCTCAAGGGCATCGGCGCGGACAACTGGCGCTGGATGCTGGGGCTCGGCGCGGTTCCCGGGCTGATGCTCGCCGTCGGCATGACGTTCATGCCGTACAGCCCGCGCTGGCTCGTCGAGCGGGGCCGCGAGGACGACGCGAAGAAGGTGCTCCGCCGCACCCATCAGGAGCAGGACGTCGACGACGAGGTGAAGTCGATCAAGAAGGTCGCCGCCGAGACGGGCAGCATCCGCGACCTGCTCGGCGCGTCGGTGCGGCCGATGCTGATCGTGGGCCTCGGCCTCGCCATCTTCCAGCAGATCGTCGGGATCAACACCATCATCTACTACGCGCCGACCATCCTCGCGTTCACGGGGTCGAGCGCGTCGAGCGCCATCGGTCAGACGGTCGCGATCGGCGTCACCAACCTGGTGTTCACGGTGATCGCCATCCTGCTGCTCGACCGCCTGGGCCGGCGTATCTTCCTGATCGCGGGCACGGTCGGGCTCACGATCGCCCTGGTCGTGCTCGGCGCCTTCTTCGCGTCCGGCACGCTGCAGGCGAACGCGTCGGGGCTGGCGCTGATCGCGCTCGTCGTCTACATCGCGAGCTTCGCGATGGGCCTCGGGCCAGTGTTCTGGCTGATGATCTCCGAGATCTTCCCGCTCGAGATCCGCGGCCCGGCCATGGCGGTGTGCACCATCGCGAACTGGACGTTCAACTTCATCATCTCGTTCACGTTCCTGACGCTCACCTCGACCATCGGCAAGACCGCCACGTTCTGGCTGTACGCGGCGGTCGGCGTGATCGCGATCGTGTTCTTCTACCGCCGCGTCCCGGAGACGAGCGGGCGCAGCCTCGAGGACATCCAGCGTGACGTCACGGGCTCATCACGCCGCGGCCGTCGCGGCCACGGAGAGCTGCGGTCGGCGTGA
- a CDS encoding sigma-70 family RNA polymerase sigma factor translates to MAHGASRTRDETILGFSGLVRSIARRYAGRGFPLDDLVQVGYLGLIQAVDRFDPSRGTSLRAYAARTIDGEIMHMFRDQKWAVRIPRGLQEASTRVATLRAALIQELGREPTVAEIADAAGLTVAEAGEAIDVRLAFTTRAMPGDGHPSESDPDGWPDEEFASEERGFDTALDRQSLAAAMGSLPLRERRILALRVYGDLTQSQIAEQVGLSQMHVSRLLTHAQEVVRDELEAMGFD, encoded by the coding sequence ATGGCTCACGGCGCATCGCGGACGCGCGACGAGACGATCCTCGGCTTTTCGGGGCTTGTTCGCTCCATCGCGCGCCGGTACGCCGGGCGCGGCTTCCCGCTCGACGACCTCGTCCAGGTCGGATACCTCGGCCTGATCCAGGCCGTCGACCGGTTCGACCCGAGCCGTGGCACCTCGCTTCGGGCCTACGCCGCCCGCACGATCGACGGCGAGATCATGCACATGTTCCGCGACCAGAAGTGGGCCGTCCGCATCCCGCGCGGGCTCCAGGAGGCGAGCACGCGGGTCGCGACATTGCGCGCGGCGCTGATCCAGGAGCTCGGGCGCGAGCCGACGGTGGCGGAGATCGCCGATGCCGCCGGCCTGACCGTCGCGGAGGCCGGCGAGGCGATCGACGTCAGGCTGGCCTTCACCACCCGGGCGATGCCCGGGGACGGGCACCCGTCCGAGTCCGACCCGGACGGCTGGCCGGACGAGGAGTTCGCAAGCGAGGAGCGCGGCTTCGACACGGCGCTCGACCGCCAGTCGCTCGCGGCGGCGATGGGCTCGCTGCCGCTGCGGGAGCGGCGGATCCTCGCGCTACGCGTCTACGGCGACCTCACCCAGTCGCAGATCGCCGAGCAGGTCGGCCTGAGCCAGATGCATGTCTCGCGCCTGCTCACCCACGCCCAGGAGGTCGTCCGCGACGAGCTCGAGGCGATGGGGTTCGACTAG
- a CDS encoding HAD family hydrolase has translation MTSQPPPRQPPPVSGEPLDSQPTREEAGVAVGAIVDIDGTLIDTNYHHTVAWGRAFADHGIEVALWRIHRHNGMGGDQLVAAVAGDAVEERLGDAIRESESRRYAELIDEVRPLPGARELLTALRGRGCPIVLASSAKPGEAERYIDLLDARQIVDAWTTGGDVDRTKPHPDLIAVAAERLPEVSDFVVIGDTAWDAVAAGRAGFPSIGVLSGGFGASELRDAGCVAVFVDAADLAAHLESAIDTARSAPAAAGG, from the coding sequence ATGACGTCCCAGCCGCCGCCCCGGCAGCCGCCGCCCGTCTCCGGCGAGCCGCTCGACTCCCAGCCCACCCGGGAGGAGGCGGGCGTCGCCGTCGGCGCGATCGTCGACATCGACGGAACGCTGATCGACACGAACTACCATCACACGGTCGCCTGGGGCCGGGCGTTCGCCGACCACGGGATCGAGGTGGCGCTGTGGCGGATCCACCGCCACAACGGCATGGGCGGCGACCAGCTGGTCGCGGCGGTCGCCGGCGACGCCGTCGAAGAGCGGCTCGGCGATGCGATCCGCGAGAGCGAGTCACGCCGCTACGCCGAGCTGATCGACGAGGTGCGCCCGCTGCCCGGCGCCCGCGAACTCCTCACCGCCCTGCGCGGCCGCGGCTGCCCCATCGTGCTCGCGTCGAGCGCGAAGCCGGGCGAGGCCGAGCGCTATATCGACCTGCTCGACGCGCGCCAGATCGTCGACGCGTGGACCACGGGCGGCGATGTCGACCGCACCAAGCCGCACCCGGACCTGATCGCGGTGGCGGCCGAGCGGCTCCCCGAGGTGTCCGACTTCGTCGTGATCGGCGACACCGCCTGGGACGCGGTCGCCGCGGGCCGGGCCGGGTTCCCGTCGATCGGCGTGCTCTCGGGCGGCTTCGGCGCCTCCGAGCTGCGCGACGCCGGATGCGTTGCCGTCTTCGTCGACGCCGCCGACCTGGCGGCGCATCTCGAGTCGGCGATCGATACCGCCCGGTCGGCGCCCGCAGCCGCGGGCGGCTAG
- a CDS encoding IS110 family transposase, whose amino-acid sequence MFGGLSGRGRASADPRRREGPAVSGTVTWAGLDVHARSVEAAAVSASTGELWRRRFGGDVASVVGWLGELPGPVRACYEAGPTGYGLARACAEAGIWCEVIAPSKTPRAAGERIKTDRRDAERLVRLLMAGSLRPVAVPSVEMEAVRDLVRSRAHLRDDLARAKQRVSKMLLRYGRVYPERSCWTTRHRAWLAGQQWQHPASELAYLDYLAAVDGLVARREAIDERLSRIAQDPALWPVVSRLRCFRGIDTLTALAVAVEVGDWARFNRPSQLAAWLGLVPSLSQSGETLTRGSITKTGSQHARRLLVESAWHYAHVPRIGATLNRRQAGQPAHVLHIAWRAQTRLYRLHRRLRERGKPPNVVTVAIARELAGFLWAAALAP is encoded by the coding sequence ATGTTCGGGGGTTTGTCTGGCCGAGGACGGGCCTCGGCTGACCCCAGGCGAAGGGAGGGTCCGGCCGTGAGTGGGACTGTGACATGGGCGGGGTTGGATGTCCACGCGCGGAGTGTGGAGGCAGCTGCGGTGAGCGCTTCGACGGGTGAGCTTTGGCGGCGGCGGTTCGGCGGTGATGTGGCGTCGGTGGTGGGATGGCTTGGGGAGTTGCCGGGGCCGGTGCGTGCGTGCTATGAGGCGGGGCCGACCGGGTATGGCTTGGCGCGGGCGTGCGCGGAGGCGGGGATCTGGTGTGAGGTGATCGCGCCGAGTAAGACGCCGCGGGCGGCGGGTGAGCGGATCAAGACGGATCGGCGGGACGCGGAGCGATTGGTGCGCTTGTTGATGGCTGGGTCGCTGCGGCCGGTAGCGGTGCCGTCAGTGGAGATGGAGGCGGTGCGTGACCTTGTCCGTTCGCGGGCGCATCTGCGTGATGACTTGGCTCGCGCCAAGCAGCGGGTGAGCAAGATGTTGTTGCGCTACGGCCGGGTGTATCCCGAGCGGTCGTGCTGGACGACACGGCATCGGGCGTGGTTGGCCGGTCAGCAGTGGCAGCATCCGGCTTCGGAGCTGGCCTATCTTGATTACCTGGCCGCCGTCGATGGGCTGGTGGCGCGCCGAGAGGCGATCGACGAGCGGCTGTCGCGGATCGCGCAGGACCCGGCGTTGTGGCCGGTCGTCAGCCGGCTTCGCTGCTTTCGTGGCATCGACACGCTGACCGCTTTGGCGGTGGCGGTCGAGGTCGGCGACTGGGCTCGCTTCAATCGGCCCTCGCAGCTGGCCGCGTGGCTGGGCCTGGTGCCTTCGCTGTCCCAGTCGGGCGAGACGCTGACCCGCGGTTCGATCACCAAGACCGGCAGCCAGCACGCGCGCCGGTTGCTGGTCGAGTCGGCATGGCACTACGCCCACGTGCCGCGGATCGGCGCCACGCTCAACCGCCGCCAGGCCGGCCAGCCGGCACACGTGCTGCACATCGCCTGGCGGGCACAGACCAGGCTGTACCGGCTGCACCGACGGCTGCGTGAGCGCGGCAAACCACCCAACGTGGTCACCGTCGCGATCGCCCGCGAGTTGGCCGGTTTCCTGTGGGCCGCCGCGCTGGCGCCGTAG
- a CDS encoding GMC family oxidoreductase, which produces MTANLLKGSILPRDNDSARLLHPTRRDIPGVDRMRRFRADEEVDMLIVGCGAGGGVLAQRLARAGWRVCVLERGPFWDPERDWVSDEAGSEHIYWNDVRIIGGEDPVQMGKNNSGHGVGGSMVHYAGYTPRFHPSDFETMTRDGVGADWPIAYRDLREHYPRVERELPVAGQDWPWGDPHSYPHSPHPICGAAERAWEGAMRHGIEMRVGPVAIANGVFGNRPHCIYRGFCLQGCKVNAKASPLVTHVPDALAHGVEIRADSMAVRIETDGAGRATGVTYMHAGRECFQAAAAVAVCGYSIESPRLLLNSSGPGSPNGLGNAEDQVGRYLMVQGAPQVAGRFPELLRMYKAPPPELSSEQFYETDPDRGFARGFSIQTISPLPIGWAEHVLADGHRGPALREYMRDYNHWAVLGALSELLPLAGNRVTLADETDGFGMPLARFDYTQCDNDRRNIAYAKQTLHDIWESAGAQDVLTIDRYAHLVGGCRMGTAPESSVVDADHLVWGTENLFVADGSVMPTQGAANPALTIMVLASRLAERLGRKQAGATRAAALAGRAGGAAR; this is translated from the coding sequence GTGACGGCAAACCTGCTCAAGGGATCCATCCTGCCGCGCGACAACGATTCCGCCCGGCTCCTACATCCCACCCGGCGCGACATCCCGGGCGTCGATCGCATGCGCCGCTTCCGCGCCGACGAGGAGGTCGACATGCTGATCGTCGGCTGCGGCGCCGGCGGCGGCGTCCTCGCCCAGCGGCTGGCCCGGGCGGGGTGGCGGGTGTGCGTGCTCGAGCGCGGGCCGTTCTGGGACCCGGAGCGCGACTGGGTGTCGGACGAGGCCGGCTCCGAGCACATCTACTGGAACGACGTGCGCATCATCGGCGGCGAGGACCCGGTGCAGATGGGCAAGAACAACTCCGGGCACGGCGTCGGCGGCTCGATGGTGCACTATGCCGGGTACACGCCCCGGTTCCACCCGTCCGACTTCGAGACGATGACCCGCGACGGCGTCGGCGCCGACTGGCCGATCGCCTACCGCGACCTGCGCGAGCACTACCCGCGGGTCGAGCGGGAGCTGCCGGTGGCGGGCCAGGACTGGCCGTGGGGCGATCCCCACAGCTACCCGCACTCGCCGCACCCGATCTGCGGCGCCGCCGAGCGGGCGTGGGAGGGCGCGATGCGGCACGGGATCGAGATGCGCGTCGGCCCGGTCGCGATCGCAAACGGCGTCTTCGGCAACCGCCCGCACTGCATCTACCGCGGTTTCTGCCTCCAGGGCTGCAAGGTGAACGCGAAGGCGAGCCCGCTCGTGACCCATGTTCCCGACGCGCTCGCCCACGGCGTCGAGATCCGGGCCGACAGCATGGCCGTGCGGATCGAGACCGATGGCGCCGGCAGGGCCACCGGCGTGACGTACATGCACGCAGGACGCGAGTGCTTCCAGGCAGCCGCGGCGGTCGCGGTCTGCGGGTACTCGATCGAGTCGCCGCGGCTGCTCCTGAACTCATCCGGCCCGGGCTCGCCGAACGGGCTCGGGAACGCCGAGGACCAGGTCGGCCGCTACCTCATGGTGCAGGGGGCGCCGCAGGTGGCGGGCCGGTTCCCCGAGCTCCTGCGGATGTACAAGGCTCCGCCGCCCGAGTTGTCCTCGGAGCAATTCTACGAGACGGATCCGGACCGCGGGTTCGCGCGCGGATTCTCGATCCAGACGATCAGCCCGCTCCCGATCGGCTGGGCGGAGCACGTCCTCGCCGACGGGCACCGCGGCCCCGCGCTGCGCGAGTACATGCGCGACTACAACCACTGGGCGGTGCTCGGCGCGCTCTCCGAGTTGCTGCCGCTGGCGGGCAACCGGGTCACGCTCGCCGACGAGACCGACGGCTTCGGGATGCCGCTCGCGCGGTTCGACTACACCCAGTGCGACAACGACCGCCGCAACATCGCCTACGCCAAGCAGACGCTGCACGACATCTGGGAGTCCGCCGGCGCCCAGGACGTGCTCACGATCGACCGCTACGCGCACCTCGTGGGCGGCTGCCGGATGGGCACGGCCCCGGAGTCGAGCGTCGTCGATGCCGACCATCTCGTCTGGGGCACCGAGAACCTGTTCGTGGCGGACGGCAGCGTGATGCCGACGCAAGGGGCGGCCAACCCCGCCCTCACGATCATGGTGCTCGCCTCGCGGCTGGCCGAGCGGCTCGGCCGCAAGCAGGCCGGCGCGACCCGCGCAGCTGCCCTGGCCGGTCGCGCGGGAGGCGCGGCGCGATGA
- a CDS encoding gluconate 2-dehydrogenase subunit 3 family protein, whose translation MAHDFTKAHHLPKIRGDRGHADPYELPRQRRGTTPQMHGRYPDYDVLEEAGAWDEPTRAVVLARIDDVPEREFFTDPEAATLTALCDDVLAQDSEPRIPVLAFVDAKHAAGKTEGYRYADMPPDSETWKLVARGLDEAAGGGAGVFAEIDAGARGKIVDAFAAGELEGGAWDELDISRAWSIVTRDALSVFYAHPWAWNEIGFGGPAYPRGYARLGVGVSEAWEGEEAIQPDPVEDVKRKGFE comes from the coding sequence ATGGCGCACGACTTCACGAAGGCCCATCACCTCCCGAAGATCCGCGGAGACCGCGGCCACGCCGACCCGTACGAGCTGCCCCGCCAGCGCCGCGGCACCACCCCGCAGATGCACGGCCGCTACCCCGACTACGACGTGCTCGAGGAGGCGGGCGCCTGGGACGAGCCGACCCGCGCCGTCGTGCTCGCCCGGATCGACGACGTGCCCGAGCGCGAGTTCTTCACCGACCCCGAGGCGGCCACGCTCACGGCGCTCTGCGACGACGTGCTCGCGCAGGACTCCGAGCCGCGCATCCCCGTGCTCGCCTTCGTCGACGCCAAGCACGCCGCCGGCAAGACGGAGGGCTACCGCTACGCGGACATGCCGCCGGACAGCGAGACCTGGAAGCTCGTCGCGCGCGGCCTGGACGAGGCCGCCGGGGGCGGCGCCGGCGTGTTCGCCGAGATCGACGCCGGCGCCCGCGGGAAGATCGTGGACGCGTTCGCGGCGGGCGAGCTCGAGGGCGGCGCCTGGGACGAGCTCGACATCTCCCGCGCCTGGAGCATCGTCACCCGCGATGCCCTGTCGGTGTTCTACGCGCACCCCTGGGCCTGGAACGAGATCGGCTTCGGCGGCCCCGCCTACCCGCGCGGCTACGCCCGCCTGGGCGTCGGGGTGAGCGAGGCCTGGGAGGGCGAGGAGGCGATCCAACCCGACCCCGTGGAGGACGTCAAGCGGAAGGGGTTCGAGTGA